A DNA window from Drosophila biarmipes strain raj3 chromosome 2R, RU_DBia_V1.1, whole genome shotgun sequence contains the following coding sequences:
- the LOC108022557 gene encoding sorting nexin-29, with product MSSLFRSLNHFSSKRENVVKEALINTLNENAREIEFEVKQKSLEVMGLCEQTSALCTTLEALFLHGLKDSFLSATFNVIAGDVERRPDPSFWSPCMVFMHKQVIEQVQGLSQITSEIGQCRAWVRQSLNESVFSSYLNNMRKNGSALSQYYKRNALIRDSEGLETAAKIMESLEAYVQFDLPVNSSLLNQWPDYSLQLSDLWTPALKSCPISSGVDVASSLGSDIIAIPTPQPLQTNELFSESISNSPFSRNSNFGVPDLSHRENLDLLLQKFDEMDVINEEQAGAEAADAGEAAEPDVASGSKPKARKKSNHVDKSFAELDLEAPCLLPQGSNSLSNLMQTSWSGDLEATPTSPGEELTGSRFFQRSVSVSSAASLRSPNTDRCSYNALLRKHESNRESGAGWSEIWEKFRASASNLNVAQPQRDSDPPVSEDLSDLQSLDTNSEFELLTSEFDMVELQQMVAQLCQLAREPGLNAQGFLCKSCQHPLGIGYSNFQVCAFSGSYYCNSCMDVEMQLIPARIIYNWDFRKYSVSKRAATFLAEFRSHPFLDMQLLNPRIYFASDAMAELQSLRIRLNFIRAYLYTCAPSSIELLQNQFAGREYLYEHIHLYSIADLGLIQRGVLCQQLQKAFKLGEGHVLKCRLCQLKGFICEICQSPRVLYPFHISTTFRCLTCGAVFHAECLNEKQPCPKCERIRKREDQGLQEAVQCLKQKNEVA from the exons ATGAGCTCCCTGTTCCGCAGCCTGAACCACTTTTCATCGAAACGCGAGAATGTCGTGAAGGAGGCGCTCATCAACACGCTGAACGAAAATGCCCGCGAGATAGAGTTCGAGGTGAAGCAGAAGAGCTTGG AGGTCATGGGGCTATGCGAGCAGACCAGTGCCCTGTGCACCACCCTGGAGGCCCTGTTCCTGCACGGACTGAAGGACTCCTTTCTGTCCGCCACTTTCAATGTCATTGCTGGCGACGTGGAGCGCAGGCCGGACCCCAGCTTCTGGTCGCCCTGCATGGTCTTCATGCACAAGCAGGTCATCGAGCAGGTGCAGGGCCTCAGCCAGATCACCTCGGAGATTGGCCAGTGCCGCGCCTGGGTGCGCCAGTCCCTCAACGAATCCGTCTTCTCCTCCTACCTGAACAACATGCGCAAGAACGGATCGGCCCTGTCGCAATACTACAAGCGCAACGCCCTCATCAGGGACTCCGAGGGCTTGGAAACGGCCGCCAAGATCATGGAGAGCCTGGAGGCCTACGTGCAGTTCGATTTGCCCGTGAATTCCAGCCTGCTCAACCAGTGGCCTGACTACTCACTGCAGCTATCCGATCTCTGGACGCCCGCACTCAAATCCTGTCCG ATTAGCAGCGGCGTGGACGTGGCCAGCTCACTGGGTTCCGATATCATAGCCATACCGACGCCCCAGCCTCTGCAAACCAACGAGCTGTTTTCGGAGTCCATTTCGAATAGCCCGTTCAGCAGGAATAGCAACTTCGGAGTGCCCGATCTGAGCCACCGCGAGAATCTCGACCTGCTGCTGCAAAAGTTCGATGAGATGGATGTGATAAACGAGGAGCAGGCAGGTGCTGAAGCAGCAGATGCCGGTGAAGCTGCAGAGCCGGATGTGGCATCGGGGAGTAAGCCGAAAGCCCGAAAAAAATCCAATCATGTGGACAAGTCCTTTGCCGAACTTGATCTGGAGGCTCCCTGCCTTCTGCCGCAGGGCAGTAACTCTCTGTCCAATTTGATGCAGACTTCCTGGTCTGGTGACCTTGAGGCAACACCCACTTCACCCGGCGAAGAACTGACGGGATCGAGGTTTTTCCAGCGATCTGTAAGCGTCAGTAGCGCCGCCAGTCTGCGTTCCCCCAACACGGACAGGTGCAGCTACAATGCCCTGCTGCGGAAGCACGAGAGCAACCGCGAGAGTGGAGCAGGATGGTCCGAGATCTGGGAGAAGTTCAGGGCCAGTGCCTCCAACCTGAACGTGGCGCAGCCTCAGCGTGATAGCGATCCTCCCGTTTCGGAGGACTTGAGTGATCTGCAGTCACTAGAT ACCAACTCCGAGTTTGAACTGCTCACCTCCGAGTTCGACATGGTGGAGCTGCAGCAAATGGTTGCCCAATTGTGTCAGCTAGCACGGGAGCCGGGTTTGAATGCCCAGGGATTCCTCTGCAAGAGCTGTCAGCATCCGCTGGGCATTGGATACTCAAACTTTCA AGTATGCGCCTTTAGTGGTAGCTACTACTGCAACAGCTGCATGGACGTGGAGATGCAACTGATACCCGCTCGTATTATCTACAACTGGGATTTCCGCAAGTACAGCGTGAGCAAGCGGGCAGCCACTTTCCTGGCCGAATTCCGTTCGCATCCGTTCCTGGACATGCAGCTGCTGAATCCCAGGATATACTTTGCCTCCGATGCCATGGCTGAGCTGCAATCCCTGCGCATCCGACTGAACTTCATAAGGGCCTACTTGTACACCTGTGCTCCGAGCAGCATAGAACTACTGCAGAATCAGTTCGCGGGCAGGGAGTATCTGTACGAGCACATCCATCTGTACTCCATAGCGGATTTGGGCCTCATTCAGCGCGGCGTGCTGTGCCAGCAGCTGCAGAAGGCCTTTAAACTGGGCGAGGGACATGTGCTGAAGTGCAGACTGTGCCAGCTGAAGGGATTCATCTGCGAGATCTGCCAGAGTCCACGCGTGCTGTATCCCTTTCACATTAGTACCACCTTCAGG TGCCTGACCTGTGGAGCCGTGTTCCACGCAGAGTGTCTGAACGAGAAACAACCGTGCCCCAAATGCGAGCGAATTCGCAAACGCGAGGATCAGGGCCTCCAGGAGGCGGTTCAATGTCTTAAGCAGAAGAACGAGGTCGCCTAG